CACATCATCTTTGAAAATAGTTTTTGCCCAGAAACGATTGACGCTGTCCCAATTGTAACCGCGCCCCTTAAGATGATCTTTTGCATCAAACGGAGCAGCCGTTGCCACTACTTGAGTCATCAATCTCTTTGCATTATTTGCTAGTTCGAAGAAATAAGGTTTGTTAGTAGCGGGATCCGTTTGGCTCAAAAGGTAAAGCAAGGCATCCGCATCATTCAGTGCACGGTGTGAATCAGTGAAGAAGCCGTGATAGATATTCAAGAGTTCCAGCTTAGAACTAAAATATCCTTTCACATTCCAATCAATTTGTTTCAACGAACAGGCCCAGATTTTCTCGGTAGAAGGTTTTGATTTTTTATCAATAAATGGTCGGTCAAAGCGAGCATTGTGAGCGATGACAACGGCACTCTCGTGAATCAATGAATTGACCATTTCCCAATCAATCTTTTGGCCAGCCACCATTTCATCGGTGATGCCGGTTAAAGCGACGATCTCTTTTGGCAACTCTCGTTCTGGATCCTGGAAAGAGGAATAGGACTTGCCCAGCTTTAGAATCTCGCCTGTGTTTTTATTGAAAAGAAACTGACGAAGCCCCAACTCAATGATGACATCTTCGTTCTGATTGA
The nucleotide sequence above comes from Bdellovibrio svalbardensis. Encoded proteins:
- a CDS encoding 3'-5' exonuclease, coding for MAFRWIGKSEDGKTVTLRRLEDCQMPFPPYATSEWIKSNVDIIRVGAVLDVETTGLNQNEDVIIELGLRQFLFNKNTGEILKLGKSYSSFQDPERELPKEIVALTGITDEMVAGQKIDWEMVNSLIHESAVVIAHNARFDRPFIDKKSKPSTEKIWACSLKQIDWNVKGYFSSKLELLNIYHGFFTDSHRALNDADALLYLLSQTDPATNKPYFFELANNAKRLMTQVVATAAPFDAKDHLKGRGYNWDSVNRFWAKTIFKDDVPAEISWLEDSVYCGPFGGITRDIALTDGFKN